In Deltaproteobacteria bacterium, a single genomic region encodes these proteins:
- a CDS encoding SET domain-containing protein-lysine N-methyltransferase, whose protein sequence is MAKGSKRVLPKVFVETSAIHGDGLFAGERIRKGRRIIEYKGEKVPAGEGATRSRGDEELTYIFNLSDKYDVDGSLNGNEARFANHSCDGNAYADIINNRIWFIAKRDIEEGEEITFDYRLQGDEVYPCVCGTEECRGYMNDADDEVVRTAVGSGQA, encoded by the coding sequence GTGGCGAAGGGATCGAAGCGCGTGCTTCCGAAGGTGTTCGTGGAGACGTCCGCGATTCACGGGGACGGACTCTTTGCGGGCGAACGGATACGGAAGGGCCGGCGCATCATCGAGTACAAGGGCGAGAAGGTCCCCGCCGGAGAGGGCGCCACGCGGTCAAGGGGGGACGAGGAACTCACCTACATCTTCAATCTCAGCGACAAGTATGACGTGGATGGTTCGTTGAACGGCAACGAAGCGCGCTTCGCCAACCACTCTTGCGACGGCAACGCCTACGCCGACATCATCAACAACCGCATCTGGTTCATCGCCAAACGGGACATCGAGGAAGGCGAGGAGATCACCTTCGACTACCGGCTCCAGGGCGATGAGGTGTATCCGTGCGTGTGCGGCACCGAGGAATGCCGCGGCTACATGAACGACGCCGACGACGAGGTGGTGAGGACGGCCGTGGGCTCGGGACAGGCGTAG